A region from the Nocardia terpenica genome encodes:
- a CDS encoding phosphotransferase family protein produces MTIDPDRDPGDRYRLTTSARDLDDLADRLTRWLGTKVGADGPPTITNLTRPQAGGMSSGSVLFEASWTVGGRVDSGAYVVRMPPESGALPVFETYDLPTQYAVMAGVAELTDVPVPQLCWLETDESVLGTPFFVMRRVDGRIPEDNPPYVFVGWLFDASPDERLRLTRRTVDILAALHAIPEPAERFPALATGYGPALRRHMDAQRRYYEWALAADGYRIQLLERAFDWLEAHWPSDPGPDVLCWGDARPGNIIYQGFEPVAVLDWEMATLCPRELDVAWLIFIHRFFQDIATRFDQPGLKDFLRRDDVVSYYEKNTGYTLRDLDWYIVYAALRHGIVMARVKRRMIHFGEDTDTPDRDDYVMHRSSLAALLDGRYQWD; encoded by the coding sequence ATGACGATCGACCCCGATCGCGACCCCGGGGATCGGTACCGGCTCACGACCAGCGCCCGCGACCTCGACGATCTCGCCGACCGGCTCACCCGCTGGCTCGGCACCAAGGTCGGCGCCGACGGCCCGCCGACGATCACCAACCTCACCCGGCCGCAGGCCGGGGGCATGTCGAGCGGGTCGGTGCTGTTCGAGGCGTCGTGGACGGTGGGCGGCCGGGTGGACAGCGGCGCGTACGTGGTGCGCATGCCGCCGGAGTCGGGTGCGCTGCCGGTGTTCGAAACCTACGATCTGCCAACGCAGTACGCGGTGATGGCGGGTGTCGCCGAGCTCACCGACGTGCCGGTTCCCCAGTTGTGCTGGCTGGAGACCGACGAATCCGTGCTCGGCACACCGTTCTTCGTGATGCGCCGGGTGGATGGGCGTATCCCCGAGGACAATCCGCCGTACGTGTTCGTCGGCTGGCTGTTCGACGCGAGCCCGGACGAGCGGCTGCGGCTGACCCGCCGCACGGTGGACATCCTCGCCGCGCTGCACGCCATTCCCGAACCCGCCGAACGGTTTCCGGCGCTGGCCACCGGCTACGGCCCCGCGCTGCGCCGACATATGGACGCCCAGCGCCGCTACTACGAGTGGGCGCTCGCCGCCGACGGTTACCGAATCCAGTTGCTGGAGCGCGCATTCGACTGGCTGGAGGCGCACTGGCCGTCCGATCCCGGGCCGGATGTGCTCTGCTGGGGTGACGCGCGGCCGGGCAATATCATCTATCAGGGCTTCGAGCCGGTGGCCGTGCTCGACTGGGAGATGGCGACGCTGTGTCCGCGGGAGCTGGACGTGGCGTGGCTGATCTTCATCCACCGCTTCTTCCAGGACATCGCCACCCGCTTCGATCAGCCCGGGCTGAAGGACTTCCTGCGCCGCGACGACGTGGTGTCCTACTACGAGAAGAACACCGGATACACACTGCGCGACCTGGATTGGTACATCGTGTACGCCGCGCTGCGGCACGGCATCGTGATGGCCCGGGTCAAGCGCCGGATGATCCACTTCGGCGAGGACACCGACACCCCCGATCGCGACGACTACGTCATGCACCGGTCGAGCCTGGCGGCACTGCTCGACGGTCGCTACCAATGGGATTGA
- a CDS encoding DUF2293 domain-containing protein: protein MSKLRRRVGEAAVAAVARQKYVSVIDVFAGLGWLKARDVDRWRQGRVDSLEQVAAVSGERMREAADLLREWAGEHGLAASEAAYLSGTLEQQALRFVEHGGDAVFRTQWLSPELSPARRARLVERQNRAPDLTVVAAAEPWNCCECTETGPYRIMSGAGPLCLTCADLDHLEFLPAGDAALSRRAKKESTLSAIVVRYNARRRRHEREGILVEEAALARAERLCLADEEVRLRRRERDRVRRDEQDVEFRDRFAAEIRRLFPRCPDDRSAEIAEHAALRGSGRVGRSAAAKALAAEAVTLAVVASIRHRDTAYDRLLMNGTPRQQARAQIRADLDRVLESWRAPASM, encoded by the coding sequence GTGTCCAAACTCCGGCGGCGGGTGGGTGAGGCTGCGGTGGCGGCGGTGGCCCGGCAGAAGTATGTGAGTGTGATCGATGTGTTCGCGGGGCTGGGGTGGTTGAAGGCGCGGGATGTGGATCGGTGGCGGCAGGGGCGGGTGGATTCGCTGGAGCAGGTGGCGGCGGTGTCGGGGGAGCGGATGCGGGAGGCGGCGGATCTGTTGCGGGAGTGGGCCGGTGAACACGGGCTCGCTGCGAGCGAGGCGGCCTACCTGTCCGGGACGCTGGAGCAGCAGGCGCTGCGCTTTGTCGAACACGGTGGGGACGCGGTGTTTCGGACACAGTGGCTGTCGCCGGAGCTGAGCCCGGCCCGCCGCGCCCGGCTGGTGGAGCGGCAGAACCGCGCGCCCGATCTGACCGTCGTGGCCGCGGCCGAGCCGTGGAACTGCTGCGAATGCACCGAGACCGGGCCGTATCGGATCATGTCCGGCGCGGGTCCGCTCTGCCTGACCTGCGCCGACCTGGACCATCTGGAATTCCTGCCCGCGGGCGATGCGGCGCTGAGCCGCCGGGCCAAGAAGGAGAGCACGCTGTCGGCGATCGTCGTCCGCTACAACGCGCGGCGTCGGCGGCACGAGCGGGAGGGCATCCTCGTCGAGGAGGCGGCCCTGGCCCGCGCCGAACGGCTGTGCCTGGCCGACGAGGAGGTCCGGCTGCGGCGGCGCGAACGCGACCGGGTGCGGCGCGACGAGCAGGACGTCGAGTTCCGGGACCGGTTCGCGGCCGAGATCCGGCGACTGTTCCCGCGCTGCCCCGACGACCGCTCCGCCGAGATCGCCGAGCACGCCGCGCTGCGCGGCAGCGGCCGCGTCGGGCGCAGCGCGGCCGCCAAAGCGCTTGCGGCCGAAGCGGTCACGCTGGCCGTCGTCGCCTCGATCCGGCACCGCGACACCGCCTACGACCGGCTGCTGATGAACGGCACCCCGCGCCAGCAGGCCCGTGCGCAGATCCGCGCCGACCTCGACCGGGTGTTGGAGTCCTGGCGCGCGCCTGCGTCCATGTGA
- a CDS encoding cobalamin biosynthesis protein, giving the protein MSSAIGELVVGVGCRPGVAAALIVGGVREIVGEKEIRCLATIDRRAGEDGMVAAARELGVPVLGFAAAELAEVEVPSPGERVRAAVGTASVAEAAAISAAVRIFGAGRIVVPKTTVAGTTIAVAAGGQTQVPPRSTA; this is encoded by the coding sequence GTGTCATCAGCGATTGGTGAGCTGGTCGTCGGGGTCGGGTGCAGACCCGGCGTGGCGGCGGCGTTGATTGTGGGGGGCGTGCGGGAGATAGTGGGGGAGAAGGAGATTCGGTGCCTGGCGACCATCGATCGGCGGGCCGGGGAGGACGGGATGGTGGCGGCGGCGCGGGAGCTCGGGGTGCCCGTGCTGGGGTTCGCGGCGGCGGAGCTCGCCGAGGTGGAGGTGCCGAGTCCCGGCGAGCGGGTGCGGGCGGCGGTCGGGACGGCCAGTGTGGCCGAGGCGGCGGCGATCTCGGCGGCGGTTCGGATATTCGGGGCGGGGCGGATCGTCGTCCCCAAGACCACCGTGGCGGGGACGACGATCGCGGTGGCGGCGGGCGGTCAGACGCAGGTGCCGCCGAGGTCGACGGCGTAG